A genomic stretch from Vibrio coralliilyticus includes:
- a CDS encoding RHS repeat-associated core domain-containing protein, which produces MKSTRFTHSFALFSSSLLLALFSQPALSLTADAEKSIQLSGDFLVSGGQASYSLPISVAPGRAGHQPSLSLEYRSDSPNGILGMGWSLGGLSSISRCGKNLEKDGRWGGVNFDANDRYCLDGQRLVAISGRDGENLTEYRVENNGYAKIVSFGRAGNGPASFKVWYKDGSVYEYGVSEDSRVELPKLADVYKWSLNKITDASKANHIQFVYSEENSAGKHKLAQVNYVGGKVNLVYETRPDSTSQFLGGKLLNRNERLKQVETFDSTGNKIGTYGLTYQKSSYTARSQLTKINYCANGQCSTDISFTWAGRRDPGLGGASNTGFNSPRYYDTNGDGKGTAYGELSRSTNGTMSVKGLNGTTHANVKSFSLNGSVTAPSVALNQCNVNAASSYNKGNGQFGYYCQFTACSGDSCKYGSNGVNYGDFNGDGIETYQKGYSTVDINGDGLDDLHKFDIPNGGYRYQITGSGWQTLPSHGGRVLKSFTDINNDGYLDAVMGSPTSTGLLYVHLFNGKSYGSPSPINSHSVSHEDGVYFSDLNNDGYPELGYGRNFYQNTKNNQFATGVFLDAGAKIYSVQDVNGDGWADVLTRADGDNVKAHIRQSSKHVQDKITRFSEVGVDYSVSYKAAVENSIYTTTGASSSYPYKVVTPRRYLVANVTKSPKGYGATSYSYKYAGAKTHLKGGGFLGFKTITETESADVVTVTKTTFEQDKLAITGKPLTVEVSKDGKKVSEISYQYKQHTRQGYNAKYYQVYAEQVVKNKYGLGNSEVVERKETITRVMDRFGNLLDETSVVSSDIEGAGQFTSTSKFEYLSTGLNNNHHIYDISTVSNIDNLSTLLSSFKAGLGRYCGANGEVYFKANDHIVLIHSDVDIPLVLQRYNAYFKYQVTGSSTDLDGLTVYTGKLVNASAADFTAANPQSCGSYAIGDFDGDGKMEFTTSKTTRTELVTETGDSFWKIGTVANSTSTLADNITNLKRAISNTYSYDDNGFLTSSTVNSSDYESSSDIASGGKSVTNRYSYDQWGNVVSQSVEGTDLAARTSTTLYDSQGLYVTSSANALGHRSSTQFNARGMLTKSVSALKGRTSSFAYDSFGRVTSETLPGTGNTNLTQYQLGAQCGSHAISQTVSCVTTKPASGGQVTTHFDYAGREIRKLHTGFSGQLVVVDTRWDRNGRKLSVTRPQFVGTKATAPVVTFNYDALNREIKKQEPANGGGIAIFVTTYDGYKTSVKDARGFSHSTVTNVMGHILRKDEPHGAYQIYQYYPDGKLKASTDSAGNITQIRYDNLGHRSYLDDPDMGKWSYTYNAAGELIYKRDAKGTVTTIEYDRLGRKTKQIEDGKVSTWRFDERGALGTLSGFAGNGSETDYYYNEAGLTEEVAVKVNNEKFSTYYFYDKYERVAREVRPNGVDTTLAGAAKLLTSANNDNRLAVEYVYNPNGYVSAVRSPKSYADKAFTSASFREDIKQLLDQAIAQAAEYLSKAERYSTQESFFTTKAAEYNSKTVNVHNLDSSSQALLGNGYRYKQWCNAQGECYLRPATWVLLHDDVSIPLDITLEGAIYRLSTSLANSSSVGIRNYNATLHTVSATEFASQALTPSHDFILTDYDSNGQKDLMSNKDIYIAQADSTTTTELLFAADDLSQAATIASTRYKFYTDLANQLINLSEKVADLSGLYCEYANQLGGNQLQADQRTNCANTQQSSQADHLNLILTQSQLEESLDNPAYVYYWQRRETDAYDHTLSETLGNGLVNTYNHDANTGRPSYITTHKANVLFDPRLSGSTANGRNIRFIHYRYDNHNNVTYRYDEKLGITDTWEYDGIDRVISNGISLASKTQHGENNPDLAGPFVYQYDKLGNLMFKTGIGDYVYSNQQAGPHAVTKANGLNYQYDANGNMLRAWADGSQQNERELEWSEFNKPTKITRNGKTVEFFYDANHNRYLKKNSDGIETFYFGKSYERVTDSNTGIVQHKHFIYADGKLIALNTHTGDGENKLKDKQTRYLHYDALNSVDMITDGYGVVVERRSYDTWGKQRKVAWREDGPLDVVQQAITNRGYTGHEEIVEVGLVHMNGRVYDQELGRFISADPFVQAPYITNSFNRYSYVSNNPLKFVDPSGYWWRDSSGSGATGECRTDGNNHDGISGRTTKRDNGNDNKGGSDGDKAKPENKEEPVEKPEVTTEPDLSQTPDDEEDDGWGWGDTWDVVKDFIPGYNTVKHALNGEWTEAAKSLAVDAISVTGIGIVGRVAVKVGAKVAPRIVRAAKNVFKSPADDVAKGGRGKQVGDIIETDGSTKASVIKAKAESVGFKASQTANGPVKMVDENGVARVTIKGGSQRAPGSAGPHVELKTSSGQRVNTVGEPVTRKSPENHTPIDFDL; this is translated from the coding sequence ATGAAATCAACCCGTTTCACGCATTCCTTTGCACTATTTTCTTCCTCGCTACTCTTGGCGTTATTTTCTCAGCCAGCATTATCGTTAACTGCTGATGCTGAAAAAAGTATTCAGTTGTCAGGCGACTTCTTGGTATCTGGTGGTCAGGCGAGCTATTCTTTGCCTATCTCGGTTGCACCAGGTCGTGCAGGCCATCAACCTTCATTGAGTCTTGAGTACCGCAGTGATTCGCCAAACGGCATTCTAGGCATGGGGTGGAGCTTAGGTGGATTATCATCAATTTCTCGTTGTGGAAAAAACCTTGAAAAAGATGGTCGTTGGGGCGGCGTTAATTTTGATGCCAATGACCGCTACTGCCTTGATGGTCAAAGGCTAGTCGCCATTTCAGGCCGCGATGGTGAGAATCTGACCGAATATCGCGTTGAAAACAACGGCTATGCCAAGATTGTTTCCTTTGGCCGAGCGGGCAATGGTCCGGCTAGCTTTAAAGTTTGGTACAAAGATGGCTCTGTTTATGAATATGGTGTTAGTGAAGATTCACGTGTAGAGCTCCCAAAACTGGCGGATGTATACAAGTGGTCGCTAAATAAAATCACTGATGCCAGCAAGGCTAACCATATTCAATTTGTATACAGCGAAGAAAATAGCGCCGGGAAGCATAAACTGGCACAAGTTAACTACGTTGGCGGTAAAGTCAATCTGGTTTATGAGACTCGCCCAGACAGTACCTCGCAATTCCTTGGCGGAAAACTACTCAACAGAAACGAGCGTTTAAAGCAGGTTGAGACCTTTGACAGTACCGGAAATAAAATTGGTACCTATGGCCTGACTTATCAGAAGTCCTCTTATACCGCTCGAAGCCAGCTAACTAAGATTAATTATTGTGCCAATGGTCAGTGTTCGACGGATATTAGCTTTACTTGGGCTGGACGCAGAGACCCGGGGCTAGGCGGTGCATCAAACACTGGCTTCAATAGCCCAAGATATTACGATACCAATGGTGATGGTAAGGGAACCGCTTACGGTGAGTTAAGTCGTAGTACTAATGGCACTATGTCGGTTAAAGGGTTGAATGGCACAACACACGCTAACGTGAAGTCATTTAGTTTAAATGGCAGTGTCACAGCGCCTTCAGTAGCATTGAATCAGTGTAATGTGAATGCGGCAAGTTCATATAACAAGGGTAATGGACAATTTGGCTACTATTGTCAGTTTACGGCTTGCTCTGGTGATAGCTGCAAATATGGCTCTAATGGTGTCAACTACGGCGATTTTAATGGCGACGGCATTGAAACCTACCAAAAAGGTTATTCTACCGTTGATATCAACGGTGATGGGCTTGATGACCTGCACAAGTTTGATATTCCTAATGGTGGTTATCGTTATCAAATTACAGGTTCAGGTTGGCAAACGCTGCCCTCTCATGGTGGGCGTGTATTAAAGTCGTTTACTGATATCAATAATGACGGCTACCTAGATGCTGTAATGGGCTCACCTACCTCAACTGGGCTGCTTTATGTCCATCTATTTAACGGTAAATCTTATGGCTCCCCGTCTCCAATCAATAGCCATAGTGTCTCGCATGAAGATGGGGTCTATTTTTCTGATCTGAACAATGACGGTTATCCAGAGCTAGGTTACGGTCGTAACTTCTACCAAAATACTAAAAATAATCAGTTTGCTACTGGTGTGTTTCTTGATGCTGGAGCGAAAATATATTCAGTACAAGATGTTAATGGTGACGGTTGGGCTGATGTACTCACACGTGCCGATGGCGATAATGTTAAAGCACATATCCGCCAATCATCGAAACATGTACAAGATAAGATCACACGCTTTTCTGAAGTAGGTGTTGACTATTCGGTGAGCTATAAAGCCGCGGTGGAAAATAGCATTTATACCACTACTGGAGCCTCTAGCTCGTATCCGTATAAAGTCGTCACACCAAGGCGCTATCTAGTGGCGAATGTGACTAAATCACCGAAAGGCTATGGCGCAACTAGCTATAGCTATAAATATGCAGGGGCAAAAACGCACCTCAAAGGTGGTGGTTTCTTAGGCTTTAAAACCATCACAGAAACGGAATCGGCTGATGTTGTTACGGTAACCAAAACGACATTTGAACAAGACAAGCTAGCAATTACTGGTAAGCCACTGACAGTAGAAGTCTCTAAAGACGGTAAAAAAGTTTCTGAGATCAGCTACCAGTACAAGCAGCATACTCGTCAAGGCTACAACGCCAAATACTATCAAGTGTATGCAGAGCAGGTCGTCAAAAATAAATATGGTTTAGGCAATAGCGAGGTAGTGGAAAGAAAAGAGACCATTACACGTGTGATGGACCGTTTCGGTAACTTGCTTGATGAAACCTCTGTTGTCTCAAGTGATATTGAAGGAGCTGGCCAGTTCACAAGTACCAGCAAGTTTGAATATCTATCAACCGGGCTGAACAACAATCACCATATCTACGATATCTCAACCGTAAGCAATATTGATAACCTTTCAACGTTGCTGAGTTCCTTTAAAGCAGGGCTTGGTCGTTACTGCGGTGCGAATGGTGAAGTGTACTTTAAAGCCAATGACCATATTGTGCTTATCCATAGTGATGTCGATATTCCCCTCGTTCTTCAACGTTATAACGCTTACTTTAAATATCAGGTCACGGGCTCAAGCACCGACCTAGATGGACTAACCGTTTACACTGGTAAGTTAGTTAATGCTTCGGCAGCAGATTTTACCGCAGCCAACCCGCAATCTTGTGGCAGCTACGCTATTGGTGATTTTGATGGTGATGGAAAAATGGAGTTCACCACCTCAAAAACAACCCGTACTGAATTAGTCACCGAGACGGGGGATAGCTTCTGGAAAATTGGTACGGTTGCCAACTCAACCTCTACCTTAGCGGATAATATCACCAACCTAAAACGCGCTATCAGCAACACTTATAGCTATGATGACAATGGTTTCTTAACCTCTAGCACAGTAAATAGCTCTGATTACGAGTCAAGTAGTGATATTGCCTCTGGCGGCAAGAGCGTAACTAACCGTTATAGCTATGATCAGTGGGGCAATGTGGTTTCACAAAGCGTAGAAGGGACAGATCTTGCTGCGCGCACTTCGACCACTCTTTATGATAGCCAAGGTTTATACGTTACTTCGTCAGCGAATGCTCTGGGCCATCGTTCTTCGACTCAATTTAATGCGCGAGGCATGCTGACTAAATCAGTCAGTGCACTCAAAGGTCGTACCAGTAGTTTCGCTTACGATTCCTTTGGCCGTGTCACCAGTGAAACTTTACCGGGAACGGGGAATACCAATCTCACTCAATACCAGTTGGGTGCTCAGTGTGGCTCTCATGCAATCAGTCAAACGGTAAGTTGTGTGACAACCAAACCTGCTTCTGGCGGTCAGGTGACGACGCACTTCGACTATGCAGGCCGAGAGATTCGTAAACTGCACACTGGCTTTAGCGGTCAGTTAGTCGTAGTCGATACTCGCTGGGATCGCAATGGTCGAAAACTGAGTGTGACACGTCCACAGTTTGTTGGCACCAAAGCAACTGCCCCTGTAGTTACTTTTAATTATGATGCGTTAAACCGCGAGATCAAAAAACAAGAGCCAGCCAATGGTGGCGGTATAGCGATCTTTGTCACCACTTATGATGGTTACAAAACCAGTGTCAAAGATGCGCGTGGCTTTAGTCACAGCACAGTGACTAACGTGATGGGCCATATCTTGCGTAAAGATGAACCGCATGGCGCATACCAAATCTACCAGTACTACCCAGATGGCAAACTTAAAGCAAGTACCGACTCGGCAGGCAACATCACTCAGATCCGTTACGACAACCTAGGCCACCGCAGCTACCTAGATGACCCAGATATGGGCAAGTGGTCTTACACCTACAATGCGGCAGGTGAATTGATCTATAAGCGTGATGCGAAGGGCACCGTCACTACCATCGAATATGACCGCTTGGGTCGTAAGACAAAACAGATTGAGGACGGTAAAGTTTCTACTTGGCGCTTCGATGAACGCGGTGCCCTAGGCACGCTGTCAGGCTTCGCAGGAAATGGTAGCGAGACCGATTACTACTACAACGAAGCGGGCTTAACTGAAGAGGTTGCGGTTAAAGTCAATAACGAGAAGTTCAGTACTTACTACTTCTACGATAAGTACGAGCGCGTTGCCCGAGAGGTTCGCCCGAACGGCGTTGATACTACATTAGCTGGGGCGGCTAAGTTACTTACTAGCGCGAATAACGACAATAGACTGGCAGTCGAATACGTTTATAACCCGAATGGGTATGTTTCTGCGGTACGTAGCCCGAAAAGCTACGCAGACAAAGCCTTTACCAGTGCTAGTTTCCGTGAAGATATCAAACAGCTGCTAGACCAAGCGATTGCTCAGGCGGCCGAATACCTAAGTAAAGCGGAGCGTTATTCGACTCAAGAGAGCTTCTTTACCACTAAAGCGGCGGAATACAACAGTAAAACCGTCAACGTACATAACCTAGACAGCTCTTCTCAGGCGCTGCTCGGCAATGGCTACCGCTATAAACAGTGGTGTAATGCACAAGGCGAATGTTATTTGCGCCCGGCAACTTGGGTGCTATTGCATGATGATGTTTCTATCCCGCTGGATATTACGTTAGAGGGGGCGATCTATCGTTTATCTACCTCATTAGCCAATAGCTCTAGTGTGGGCATTCGAAACTACAATGCAACGCTGCATACTGTGTCGGCTACGGAGTTTGCTTCACAAGCTCTAACCCCATCGCACGATTTTATTCTGACTGACTACGACAGCAACGGTCAGAAAGATCTGATGAGTAATAAAGACATCTATATTGCTCAGGCTGATAGCACGACCACCACCGAGTTACTGTTTGCCGCAGATGACTTATCTCAAGCGGCGACCATCGCGAGTACGCGTTACAAGTTCTACACGGATTTGGCTAACCAACTGATTAACCTTTCAGAGAAAGTCGCTGACCTAAGTGGGTTGTATTGTGAGTACGCTAACCAGCTAGGGGGCAATCAGCTGCAAGCGGATCAGCGCACTAACTGTGCTAACACGCAGCAGTCGAGCCAAGCTGACCACCTTAACCTGATCCTAACTCAGTCTCAGCTTGAGGAGTCACTCGATAACCCGGCATACGTTTACTACTGGCAGCGCCGAGAAACTGATGCGTATGACCATACCTTATCGGAAACCTTAGGTAATGGCTTAGTCAACACGTACAACCATGATGCCAATACGGGTAGACCAAGCTACATCACTACCCACAAGGCTAATGTACTGTTTGATCCGCGACTATCAGGGAGCACGGCGAACGGGCGCAATATTCGCTTTATTCATTACCGTTACGATAACCACAACAATGTGACCTATCGTTATGACGAGAAGCTCGGTATTACCGATACATGGGAATACGACGGGATTGATCGCGTGATCAGTAATGGTATTTCATTGGCGAGTAAGACTCAGCATGGTGAAAACAACCCAGACTTGGCTGGTCCGTTTGTTTATCAATACGACAAACTTGGCAACCTGATGTTTAAGACCGGTATTGGTGACTACGTATATAGCAACCAGCAAGCTGGCCCGCATGCGGTGACCAAAGCCAACGGCTTAAACTACCAGTACGATGCCAATGGTAATATGCTGCGCGCTTGGGCGGATGGCAGTCAGCAGAACGAGCGTGAGTTGGAGTGGTCAGAGTTTAACAAGCCAACTAAGATTACGCGTAATGGTAAAACGGTAGAGTTCTTCTACGATGCCAACCACAACCGCTACCTGAAGAAAAATAGCGATGGTATCGAGACTTTCTACTTCGGCAAAAGCTATGAGCGTGTCACCGATAGCAACACAGGCATAGTGCAGCATAAGCACTTTATTTACGCTGACGGTAAGCTGATCGCACTCAATACGCATACTGGTGATGGTGAGAACAAGCTTAAAGACAAGCAAACGCGTTACCTTCACTACGATGCACTCAATTCAGTCGATATGATCACTGATGGCTACGGTGTGGTGGTAGAGCGCCGCAGTTACGACACCTGGGGTAAGCAGCGTAAAGTCGCATGGCGTGAAGATGGCCCGCTCGATGTAGTGCAACAAGCCATTACCAACCGTGGTTACACAGGCCATGAAGAGATCGTCGAAGTTGGATTAGTACATATGAATGGTCGTGTCTACGATCAGGAATTGGGTAGGTTTATTAGTGCAGACCCGTTTGTTCAGGCTCCATACATTACCAACAGTTTTAATCGTTATTCTTATGTGTCGAATAACCCCCTGAAATTCGTGGATCCTAGTGGTTACTGGTGGAGGGATAGCAGCGGCAGCGGTGCGACTGGTGAATGTCGTACAGATGGTAACAATCATGACGGTATATCAGGTCGAACTACCAAGAGAGATAATGGAAATGATAATAAAGGTGGAAGTGATGGCGATAAAGCTAAGCCTGAAAACAAAGAAGAGCCTGTAGAAAAGCCAGAGGTAACGACTGAACCAGATCTTTCTCAGACCCCTGATGATGAAGAAGACGATGGCTGGGGTTGGGGCGACACTTGGGATGTAGTCAAAGATTTTATTCCTGGCTACAACACGGTTAAACATGCTTTAAATGGCGAATGGACAGAAGCAGCGAAGTCATTAGCCGTTGATGCTATTTCTGTCACAGGGATCGGGATTGTTGGCAGAGTCGCTGTAAAAGTAGGTGCTAAAGTCGCTCCTCGGATTGTAAGGGCTGCAAAAAATGTATTTAAGAGCCCAGCAGATGATGTTGCAAAAGGAGGACGTGGTAAGCAAGTTGGAGACATAATAGAGACTGATGGTTCAACAAAGGCTAGTGTTATAAAGGCAAAAGCGGAATCGGTAGGTTTTAAAGCCTCCCAAACGGCAAACGGTCCTGTGAAAATGGTTGATGAAAATGGAGTTGCTCGGGTAACTATTAAAGGTGGAAGTCAACGCGCGCCAGGTAGTGCAGGCCCTCATGTTGAGCTTAAAACCTCTAGTGGCCAAAGGGTAAATACTGTGGGTGAGCCAGTAACACGTAAGAGCCCTGAAAATCACACGCCAATTGATTTTGATTTATAG